Sequence from the Ancalomicrobiaceae bacterium S20 genome:
AGAAGTACCCGAGGCACGCCATGCTGCCGGGCTTCGTCAACGCCCATCACCATGTCGGCATCACGCCGCTGCAGCACGGCTCGCCGGATCATCCGCTCGAGCTCTGGTTCGCCAGCCGCATCCCGGCGCGCCGGATCGATCTCTATCTCGACACGCTCTATTCCGCCTTCGAGATGATCGCCTCCGGCATCACCACCGTGCAGCACATCCACGGCTGGATGCCCGGTGGCTATGCCGCGATCCACGGCGCGGCGACCAAGGTGCTGACCGGCTATCGCTCGATCGGCATGCGCGCCTCCTATTGCTACGCCGTGCGCGAGCAGAACCGGCTCGTCTACGAGGCCGACGAGGATTTTTGCGCCCGGCTGCCGTCGGAACTCGGCGCCAAGCTCGGCGCCTATCTGAAGTCGCAGGCGATGCCGTTCTCGGAGTTCATGACGCTGTTCGATCAGCTCGTCGCGGAGAACGACGGCCAGAAGCTGACCAAGATCCAGCTCGCGCCGGCGAACCTGCACTGGGTCTCCGACGACGGCCTGCTCGCCATGCAGGAGAAGTCGGCGGCGGCCAAGGTGCCGATGCACATGCATCTGCTCGAGACGGCGTTCCAGAAGGAATACGCCTACCGCCGCACCGGCAAGACCGCCGTCCGCCACCTCTACGACCTCGGCCTGCTCGGGCCGCACATGACGCTCGGCCATGGCGTCTGGCTCAATGCCGAGGACATCGACATCGCCGCCGATACCGGCACCTGCATCTGCCACAACTGCTCGTCCAACTTCCGCCTGCGCTCAGGGCTGGCGCCGCTCAACGTCTGGGAGAAGAAGGGCATCAATGTCGGCATGGGCCTCGACGAGGCCGGCATCAACGAAGACCGCGACATGCTGCAGGAGCTGAAGCTCGCGCTGCGCGTCCACCGCACGCCCGGTCTCGACGACGACGTGCCGACGCCGACGCAGATCTTCCGCATGGCCTCGGAGGGAGGCGCCAAGACCACCGCATTCGGGTCGTCGATCGGCCGGCTCGATCCGGGCCGCTTCTTCGACGCCGTGCTGATCGACATCGACAAGGCGTTCTACCCCTATCAGGATCCGGACATCCCGATGCTCGACGCGCTCGTGCAGCGCGCCCATGCCCGGCATGTCGACGCGGTCTATGTCGACGGCGAGGTGGTCTATGCCGACGGCAAGTTTACCAAGATCGACCGCGACGCGGTGCTCGCCGAAATCCACGACCTGCTCGCCAAGCCGCGCACGCCCGAGGAGATCGAACGGCGGGAGCTCGGCCACGCCGTGTTCCCGCATGTGAAGGCGTTCTACGAGGGCTATATCCGCGACGAGCCGCGCAAGCCCTTCTACGAGGCGTCGTCGTCGGTCTGACCGACAGGCTGATCGAGGTTCATCGGAACGACCGTCCGCCCTCCTTCGGGAGGGCGGCGATCTGCAGGACGACTGTCCGCCCTCCTTCGGGAGGGCGGACCGGCATCGGCGCGAGCCGCCGCACGATGCCGGTCCTGACCCGGTCCAACGCGCGGGGCCCATGCCGAGCCAACGCGCCGGACGTGAAGCGGGGAACCCGACTCCCGCTTCAGCTCTTGAGCCGGTGCACCGCCCTTGTCGGCGCGCCGGCGAATTTCTTTCGCGCCGCGTTCAGGGCGCGACGGCGTCCGGGCTCGGCCGGCCGGCTGATCCGTAGGCCGCGCGCAGACGCTCGAAGCGGTCGAGCTGCGCGGCGTCCAGCGTTCGCGCCGCATCGCGGGCGACGAAGACCTTGAACATCGAGTGCCCCTCGGCATCGAAGAATTGCACCGAGCAGGACCGCCGGCCGAAGAACGGCCGGTCGACGAACCAGATCGCGGCGCAGCGATCCGCCTTCAGGTGACCGCCGAGCGGCGTGTCGCCGTGGATGTTGAAGAAGCCGCGGCCGTGGCTGCCCGGCGGCAGCGCGGTCTTGATCTCGAACACGCCGTTGCGGTCGTGGATCAGGAACAGCACCTGGCCCCAGCCGGTCAGGTCGGTCCAGATCGCCTCGAAAGCCTCGCCCGGAATGGCCGAGGCCTGTTCGGACGGGAGCAGGCCGAGCACGGCGGCGAGCGGCAGGCCGTGGCGCTCGGCGACCGCTTCCAGCACGCCGTCCGGCGCGGCGGCGAGATCTGCGGCCGCCGCCTCGAAGCGCCGTCGCGGGGGCGATCTTCTCGATCGCGACCGCGCTCATGCCGCCTCGCCTTCG
This genomic interval carries:
- a CDS encoding amidohydrolase family protein, with the translated sequence MGDLIVQARQLVTGVADRHTPIVIDDGAVLSRDGVVVATGTLDEMLKLSPAATVKKYPRHAMLPGFVNAHHHVGITPLQHGSPDHPLELWFASRIPARRIDLYLDTLYSAFEMIASGITTVQHIHGWMPGGYAAIHGAATKVLTGYRSIGMRASYCYAVREQNRLVYEADEDFCARLPSELGAKLGAYLKSQAMPFSEFMTLFDQLVAENDGQKLTKIQLAPANLHWVSDDGLLAMQEKSAAAKVPMHMHLLETAFQKEYAYRRTGKTAVRHLYDLGLLGPHMTLGHGVWLNAEDIDIAADTGTCICHNCSSNFRLRSGLAPLNVWEKKGINVGMGLDEAGINEDRDMLQELKLALRVHRTPGLDDDVPTPTQIFRMASEGGAKTTAFGSSIGRLDPGRFFDAVLIDIDKAFYPYQDPDIPMLDALVQRAHARHVDAVYVDGEVVYADGKFTKIDRDAVLAEIHDLLAKPRTPEEIERRELGHAVFPHVKAFYEGYIRDEPRKPFYEASSSV